Proteins encoded together in one Pantoea sp. CCBC3-3-1 window:
- the yjgA gene encoding ribosome biogenesis factor YjgA, which produces MTKQPDDWLDDVPDNEEEDEEIIWVSKSEIKRDAEELKRLGAELVELSKNSLDKIPLDDDLRAAIELAQKIKKEGRRRQLQLIGKMLRSREEDPIRQALDKLKNRHNQQVALFHKLEVLRDRLIETGDDAMPDVLALYPDADRQQLRQMIRNAQKEKATNKPPKASRQIFQYLRELAEAS; this is translated from the coding sequence ATGACCAAACAGCCCGACGACTGGCTCGATGACGTACCAGATAACGAAGAAGAAGACGAAGAGATTATCTGGGTCAGTAAAAGTGAGATCAAACGCGATGCCGAGGAGCTTAAGCGCCTGGGTGCCGAACTGGTTGAACTGAGTAAGAATTCGCTGGATAAAATCCCGCTGGATGATGATTTGCGTGCCGCTATTGAGCTCGCACAGAAGATTAAAAAAGAAGGACGTCGCCGTCAGCTCCAGCTGATTGGGAAAATGCTGCGTTCGCGTGAAGAAGATCCTATTCGTCAGGCGCTGGACAAGCTGAAGAACCGTCACAACCAGCAGGTTGCGCTGTTCCATAAGCTGGAAGTGCTGCGCGATCGCCTGATTGAAACCGGTGATGATGCGATGCCGGACGTATTGGCGCTCTACCCGGATGCCGATCGTCAGCAGCTGCGTCAGATGATCCGTAATGCGCAAAAAGAGAAAGCGACTAACAAGCCGCCAAAAGCTTCCCGCCAGATTTTCCAGTATCTGCGCGAGCTGGCTGAAGCCTCTTAA